In Cyanobium sp. AMD-g, one genomic interval encodes:
- a CDS encoding DNA-directed RNA polymerase subunit gamma — translation MSNSNLRTENHFDYVKITLASPERIMQWGQRTLPNGQVVGEVTKPETINYRTLKPEMDGLFCEKIFGPSKDWECHCGKYKRVRHRGIVCERCGVEVTESRVRRHRMGFIKLAAPVSHVWYLKGIPSYVAILLDMPLRDVEQIVYFNCYVVLDKGDHKDLTYKQLLTEDEWLEIEDQIFAEDSEIENEPIVGIGAEALKQLLEDIDLEKEAEQLREDINNSKGQKRAKLIKRLRVIDNFIATNARPDWMVLDVIPVIPPDLRPMVQLDGGRFATSDLNDLYRRVINRNNRLARLQEILAPEIIVRNEKRMLQEAVDALIDNGRRGRTVVGANNRALKSLSDIIEGKQGRFRQNLLGKRVDYSGRSVIVVGPKLKMHQCGLPKEMAIELFQPFVIHRLIRQNIVNNIKAAKKLIQRADDEVMQVLQEVIEGHPILLNRAPTLHRLGIQAFEPKLVDGRAIQLHPLVCPAFNADFDGDQMAVHVPLAIEAQTEARMLMLASNNVLSPATGEPIITPSQDMVLGAYYLTAVDREKVQPAFGDRSRTFADLEDVIAAFEEKHLTLHDWVWVRFNGEVESDDEDNEPVQQGTLSDGTRFEQWKFRRDRFDEDGALISRYLLTTVGRVVINHTIIDAVAAT, via the coding sequence ATGTCCAACAGCAACCTTCGCACCGAAAACCACTTCGATTACGTGAAGATCACGCTCGCTTCCCCCGAGCGGATCATGCAGTGGGGGCAGCGCACGCTGCCCAACGGTCAGGTGGTGGGTGAGGTCACCAAGCCGGAAACGATCAATTACCGCACCCTCAAGCCCGAGATGGACGGGCTCTTCTGCGAGAAGATCTTCGGCCCCTCCAAGGACTGGGAATGCCACTGCGGCAAGTACAAGCGGGTGCGGCACCGCGGCATCGTCTGCGAGCGCTGCGGCGTGGAGGTCACCGAGAGCCGGGTGCGCCGCCACCGCATGGGCTTCATCAAGCTGGCGGCGCCTGTGTCGCACGTCTGGTACCTCAAGGGGATCCCCAGCTATGTGGCGATCCTGCTCGACATGCCCCTGCGGGATGTGGAGCAGATCGTCTACTTCAACTGCTACGTGGTGCTCGACAAGGGGGACCACAAGGACCTCACCTACAAGCAGTTGCTCACCGAAGACGAGTGGCTGGAGATCGAGGACCAGATCTTCGCCGAGGATTCCGAGATCGAGAACGAGCCGATCGTGGGCATCGGCGCCGAAGCCCTCAAGCAGCTCCTCGAGGACATCGACCTCGAAAAAGAAGCTGAGCAGCTGCGCGAGGACATCAACAACTCCAAGGGCCAGAAGCGGGCCAAGCTGATCAAGCGTCTGCGGGTGATCGACAACTTCATCGCCACCAACGCCCGTCCCGACTGGATGGTGCTGGATGTGATCCCGGTGATCCCCCCCGATCTGCGCCCCATGGTGCAGCTCGACGGCGGTCGCTTCGCCACCAGCGATCTCAACGACCTCTACCGGCGGGTGATCAACCGCAACAACCGTCTGGCGCGTCTCCAGGAGATCCTCGCCCCCGAGATCATCGTCCGCAACGAAAAGCGGATGCTGCAGGAGGCCGTCGATGCCCTGATCGACAACGGCCGTCGCGGCCGCACCGTGGTGGGGGCCAACAACCGGGCCCTCAAGTCGCTCAGCGACATCATCGAAGGCAAGCAGGGCCGCTTCCGCCAGAACCTGCTGGGCAAACGGGTCGACTACTCCGGCCGTTCCGTGATCGTGGTGGGCCCCAAGCTCAAGATGCACCAGTGCGGCCTGCCCAAGGAGATGGCGATCGAGCTGTTCCAGCCGTTCGTGATCCATCGCCTCATCCGCCAGAACATCGTCAACAACATCAAGGCGGCCAAGAAGCTGATTCAGCGGGCCGACGACGAGGTGATGCAGGTGCTGCAGGAAGTGATCGAAGGGCACCCGATCCTGCTCAACCGGGCCCCGACCCTGCACCGTCTGGGTATCCAGGCCTTCGAACCCAAACTGGTGGATGGCCGGGCGATCCAGCTCCATCCCCTGGTCTGCCCCGCTTTCAACGCCGACTTCGACGGTGACCAGATGGCCGTGCACGTGCCCCTGGCGATCGAGGCCCAGACCGAGGCCCGCATGCTGATGCTGGCCAGCAACAACGTGCTCTCGCCCGCCACCGGCGAGCCGATCATCACCCCGTCCCAGGACATGGTGCTGGGCGCCTACTACCTCACCGCCGTCGATCGGGAGAAGGTGCAGCCCGCCTTCGGCGACCGCTCGCGCACCTTCGCCGATCTCGAGGATGTGATTGCCGCCTTTGAGGAGAAGCACCTCACCCTGCACGACTGGGTCTGGGTGCGCTTCAACGGTGAGGTCGAAAGCGACGACGAGGACAACGAGCCCGTCCAGCAGGGCACCCTCTCGGACGGCACCCGCTTCGAGCAGTGGAAGTTCCGTCGCGACCGCTTCGATGAGGACGGCGCCCTGATCAGCCGTTATCTGCTGACCACCGTGGGTCGGGTTGTGATCAACCACACCATCATCGACGCCGTGGCCGCCACCTGA
- the rpoB gene encoding DNA-directed RNA polymerase subunit beta, which yields MSSAIQVAKTVTYLPDLVEVQRASFKWFLEKGLIEELDSFSPITDYTGKLELHFIGDQYRLKRPRHDVEEAKRRDATFASQMYVTCRLVNKETGEIKEQEVFIGELPLMTERGTFIINGAERVIVNQIVRSPGVYFKDEQDKNGRKTFNASLIPNRGAWLKFETDKNDLLHVRVDKTRKINAHVLMRAIGLSDNDVLDKLRHPEYYQKSIEASNEEGISSEDQALLELYKKLRPGEPPSVSGGQQLLHSRFFDPKRYDLGRVGRYKINKKLRLTIPDAVRTLTAEDVLSTIDYLINLELDVGGASLDDIDHLGNRRVRSVGELLQNQVRVGLNRLERIIKERMTVGETESLTPAQLVNPKPLVAAVKEFFGSSQLSQFMDQTNPLAELTHKRRISALGPGGLTRERAGFAVRDIHPSHYGRICPIETPEGPNAGLIGSLATHARVNEYGFIETPFWRVEDGIVLKQGDPLYLSADLEDECRVAPGDVPTDATGRITVDLVPVRYRQDFEKVPPEQVDYVQLSPVQVISVATSLIPFLEHDDANRALMGSNMQRQAVPLLRPERPLVGTGLETQVARDSGMVPITKVNGTVSFVDATAIVIRDDQGRDHTHFLQKYQRSNQDTCLNQRPIVRQGDPVIAGQVLANGSACEGGEIALGQNVLIAYMPWEGYNYEDAILVSDRLVQDDLYTSVHIEKYEIEARQTKLGPEEITREIPNVAEESLGHLDEMGIIRIGAYVESGDILVGKVTPKGESDQPPEEKLLRAIFGEKARDVRDNSLRVPSTERGRVVDVRIYTREQGDELPPGANMVVRVYVAQRRKIQVGDKMAGRHGNKGIISRILPREDMPYLPDGTPIDIVLNPLGVPSRMNVGQVFECLMGWASSHLDCRVKVVPFDEMYGPEKSKQTVQAYLEEAAKLPGKEWVYDPTNPGKIQLIDGRSGEPFDQPVTVGYAHILKLVHLVDDKIHARSTGPYSLVTQQPLGGKAQQGGQRLGEMEVWALEAYGAAYTLQELLTVKSDDMQGRNEALNAIVKGKPIPRPGTPESFKVLMRELQSLGLDIAVYTDAGEEVDLMQDVNPRRSTPSRPTYESLGVADYDDD from the coding sequence TGCATTTCATCGGCGATCAGTATCGCCTGAAACGCCCCCGCCACGATGTCGAAGAGGCCAAGCGTCGCGATGCGACCTTCGCTTCCCAGATGTATGTCACCTGCCGTCTGGTCAACAAGGAAACCGGCGAGATCAAGGAGCAGGAGGTTTTCATCGGGGAACTTCCCCTGATGACCGAGCGCGGCACCTTCATCATCAACGGCGCCGAGCGGGTGATCGTCAACCAGATCGTGCGCAGCCCGGGCGTCTACTTCAAGGACGAGCAGGACAAGAACGGCCGCAAGACATTCAACGCCAGCCTGATCCCCAACCGCGGCGCCTGGCTGAAGTTCGAGACTGACAAGAACGACCTGCTGCACGTCCGCGTCGACAAGACCCGCAAGATCAACGCCCACGTGCTGATGCGGGCTATCGGCCTGTCGGACAACGACGTGCTCGACAAGCTGCGGCACCCGGAGTACTACCAGAAGTCGATCGAAGCCTCCAACGAAGAGGGCATCAGCTCCGAGGACCAGGCCCTGCTGGAGCTCTACAAGAAGCTGCGTCCGGGTGAACCGCCCTCGGTGAGCGGCGGCCAGCAGCTGCTGCACAGCCGCTTCTTCGATCCCAAGCGCTACGACCTGGGCCGGGTGGGTCGCTACAAGATCAACAAGAAGCTGCGTCTCACGATCCCCGATGCGGTGCGCACCCTCACCGCCGAGGACGTTCTCTCCACGATCGACTACCTGATCAACCTTGAGCTCGATGTGGGCGGCGCCAGCCTCGATGACATCGACCACCTCGGCAATCGCCGTGTGCGTTCGGTCGGCGAGTTGCTGCAGAACCAGGTGCGTGTCGGCCTGAACCGTCTCGAGCGGATCATCAAGGAACGAATGACCGTCGGCGAGACCGAATCGCTGACGCCGGCCCAGCTGGTGAACCCCAAGCCCCTGGTGGCGGCGGTGAAGGAGTTCTTCGGCTCCAGCCAGTTGAGCCAGTTCATGGACCAGACCAACCCCCTGGCCGAGCTGACCCACAAGCGCCGCATCAGCGCCCTCGGCCCAGGCGGTCTGACCCGGGAGCGGGCTGGCTTCGCCGTGCGCGACATCCACCCCTCCCACTACGGCCGCATCTGCCCGATCGAGACCCCGGAAGGCCCCAACGCCGGCCTGATCGGTTCGCTCGCCACCCACGCCCGGGTGAACGAGTACGGCTTCATCGAAACCCCCTTCTGGCGGGTGGAAGACGGCATCGTCCTCAAGCAGGGCGACCCCCTCTATCTCTCCGCCGACCTGGAGGACGAGTGCCGGGTGGCCCCCGGTGACGTCCCCACCGACGCCACCGGCCGCATCACCGTCGATCTGGTGCCGGTCCGTTACCGCCAGGACTTTGAGAAAGTGCCCCCCGAGCAGGTGGACTACGTCCAGCTGTCGCCGGTTCAGGTGATCTCGGTGGCCACCTCCTTGATCCCCTTCCTGGAGCACGACGACGCCAACCGGGCCCTGATGGGCTCGAACATGCAGCGCCAGGCCGTCCCCCTGCTGCGGCCCGAGCGGCCCCTGGTGGGCACCGGCCTGGAAACCCAGGTGGCGCGGGATTCCGGCATGGTGCCCATCACCAAGGTGAACGGCACCGTCTCCTTCGTGGATGCCACCGCCATCGTCATCCGTGACGACCAGGGCCGGGATCACACCCACTTCCTGCAGAAGTACCAGCGCTCCAACCAGGACACCTGCCTCAACCAGCGGCCGATCGTTCGCCAGGGCGATCCGGTGATCGCCGGCCAGGTGCTGGCCAACGGCTCCGCCTGCGAGGGCGGCGAGATCGCCCTTGGCCAGAACGTGCTGATCGCCTACATGCCCTGGGAGGGCTACAACTACGAGGACGCCATCCTGGTGAGCGACCGGCTGGTGCAGGACGACCTCTACACGTCGGTGCACATCGAGAAGTACGAGATCGAAGCCCGCCAGACCAAGCTCGGACCCGAGGAGATCACGCGGGAAATCCCCAATGTGGCCGAGGAAAGCCTGGGCCACCTCGATGAGATGGGCATCATCCGCATCGGTGCCTACGTCGAATCCGGCGACATCCTGGTGGGCAAGGTGACCCCCAAGGGTGAATCCGACCAGCCGCCGGAAGAGAAGCTGCTGCGCGCCATCTTCGGTGAAAAGGCCCGTGACGTCCGCGACAACTCCCTGCGGGTGCCCAGCACCGAACGGGGCCGGGTGGTCGATGTGCGCATCTACACCCGCGAGCAGGGCGACGAACTGCCCCCGGGGGCGAACATGGTCGTGCGGGTCTACGTGGCCCAGCGCCGCAAGATCCAGGTGGGCGACAAGATGGCCGGCCGCCACGGCAACAAGGGCATCATCAGCCGCATCCTCCCCCGGGAGGACATGCCCTACCTGCCCGATGGCACCCCCATCGACATCGTGCTCAACCCCCTGGGGGTGCCGAGCCGCATGAACGTGGGTCAGGTGTTCGAATGCCTGATGGGCTGGGCGTCTTCTCACCTCGACTGCCGCGTCAAGGTGGTGCCGTTCGATGAGATGTACGGCCCCGAGAAGTCGAAGCAGACGGTGCAGGCCTACCTCGAGGAGGCCGCCAAGCTGCCCGGCAAGGAGTGGGTCTACGACCCCACCAACCCCGGCAAGATCCAACTCATTGATGGGCGAAGCGGCGAACCCTTCGACCAGCCGGTGACCGTGGGCTACGCCCACATCCTCAAGCTGGTGCACCTGGTGGACGACAAGATACACGCCCGCTCCACCGGCCCCTACTCCCTGGTGACCCAGCAGCCCCTGGGCGGCAAGGCCCAGCAGGGCGGCCAGCGACTCGGGGAAATGGAGGTTTGGGCCCTGGAGGCCTACGGCGCCGCCTACACCCTGCAGGAACTGCTCACCGTCAAGTCCGACGACATGCAGGGCCGCAACGAGGCCCTCAACGCCATCGTCAAGGGCAAGCCCATCCCCCGGCCGGGCACGCCCGAGTCCTTCAAGGTGCTGATGCGGGAGCTGCAGTCCCTGGGCCTCGACATCGCCGTCTACACCGACGCCGGTGAGGAAGTCGACCTGATGCAGGACGTCAATCCCCGCCGCAGCACCCCCAGCCGTCCCACCTACGAGTCCCTCGGTGTCGCGGATTACGACGATGACTGA